The genomic DNA AAGACTATCGCCTCGTGCTCAGTGTCGGTCACGATGAATACTGGTCGGCCAAGATGCGGGATCACCTCGAAGCATTCATCGCAGAAGGTGGAAATGTCGCTTTTTTCAGTGGCAACACATGTTGCTGGCAAGTCCGCAGCGAAGACGATGGTCGGGCATTGACCTGCTACAAACAGTGGTACAATATCGATCCCCTGTTCCGCAAAGGCGATCACAAGTTGCTGAGCACATTGTGGAGTCACGAATTGATTGGTCGCCCCGAAAATGAACTGACTGGCGTCTGCTTTCTATATGGTGGTTACCATCTCAGTCATGGTCAATATATGGATGGCTCAGGCAGTTACGAAGTGCATCGTCCAGAGCATTGGTTGTTTGCTGGCACAAATCTCAAACGGGGCGACCGGTTCGGTGGGGAAGCGACAATCGTCGGTTATGAATGTGATGGCTGCGACATGGTGTGGCGGGAAGGACTTCCCTATCCGACTCACAAAGATGGGACGCCAAAAACATTTGAAATCCTGGGAACTTGCCCTGTTCGCTGGCATCCAGATGACAGCTGGTGGTATCCCGAATTCCCCAAAGACCGCGAAGGCTCCGCCACTCTCGGTATCTACACGAATGGCGGAACGGTCATAACGACGGGCTCGACCGATTGGGCCCACGGCCTGACAGGTAAAACGCAGCTCGTGGAACAAATCACCCGTAACGTACTCGAAAAGCTGACTCAGGATTAGCTTGGAACTTCGTCGTCCGACATCCCTTATTGTTCAGGGCTTACTGTCTCGTCTGAATGATTCGATACAACGTAACGTGCTGAATGTACCGTGCGCGATTATTGGACAGTTGGCTAACGATTGAAACAGAAAATGAATAATGATCGGGTGGCACAACATGAGCAAAGCAATCGGCGTGGTCGAGCGCATTTCCCACGCCCATCTCTTCGTTTTGGGACGTGCCACCCAAGAAGTCGCTGACATAATTCGTATCAATCTGTCCACAAATATGAGTTGTCCTATGGAGATCAGGCATTGCCAGACGTAGTACTGACTAATAAGTGCGCACAGTGATATCGAGTTGCCTTACTGCTTCGATTTCGGTTTGAGATCCGCCAATTTATTAACGGAGATTCACAAATTAAGTCGTGACTCGGTCGTAGCAATCGGTTGAAACAGCCGATTTGTTGCCCTGCACTGACGACTGGCATTTGAATCGATATACTTTGATTTGTTCTTCGGTGTTTCATTTCCTCCGAAGGGTTTTCAATAGAAAGTAAAGTCGATGAACAAGTGGATTTTCCGCCGATTCCAGATCGTCTGTTTGCTGATGCTGATCTGCTTTGATGCGATTGCTCCAGCGGACGAGGGTGTTAAAAAGCTGATTCTTCCTGGAGAATCGTTTCTGGTCGATGACCATCCCGCGTTTATCATGTGGCCAGCCAGCGAGAAGCGAAAAGTTCCTCAACCTTGGGTATTCTATGCTCCCACGTTGCCAGCTTATCCTGATAAGCATGAAAAGTGGATGCATGAGCAATTTCTGGAGGCCGGTATCGCGGTCGCCGGGATTGATATCGGGGAGGCATATGGTAGCCCCCGAGCACAGCAGGCATTTACCGCGTTGTATGAAGAACTCGTTGGGAATCGTGGATTTGCTCCGAAACCTTGTTTGCTGGGTCGCAGTCGAGGGGGCTTGTGGGTCAGTAGTTGGGCCGTGAAGAATACGGATAAAGTATCTGGATTGGCAGGTATCTATCCAGTATTTGACTTAAATACTTACCCAGGCCTTAAGCGAGCGGCTCCTGCCTTTGAGATGACAGCTGAAGAACTGGAAAAGCAGCTCGATCTATTCAATCCGATTGCTAAAACCTCTGCACTGGCAGAGGCCGGCATTCCAGTCTGTATTATTCATGGAAATGCAGATACTGTTGTTCCTCTCCATGAAAACTCCGAGACACTTCAAACTCAATACAAACAAGCTGACAAATCAAAACTATGTCAACTGATGGTGCCCCATGGCCAGGGACATAATTTCTGGACAGGATTTTTTCATTGCCAGAATCTCGTGGAGTTCACGATCGAGCGGGCTAAAGCAGGAGCGGGACTGAAAGTAAAGAACTCAAAGCATCAGCAAAGCTCCGCTGATACCGTGATTTATAAAGATCTCGAATACAGCCGAGCAGGCGAGCAGGCTCTTTTGCTGGATCTGTATCGACCTGCGGAGTCTACTGAAGTTGTCCCTGTGATCGTTTGGGTTCACGG from Rubinisphaera italica includes the following:
- a CDS encoding alpha/beta hydrolase, whose protein sequence is MNKWIFRRFQIVCLLMLICFDAIAPADEGVKKLILPGESFLVDDHPAFIMWPASEKRKVPQPWVFYAPTLPAYPDKHEKWMHEQFLEAGIAVAGIDIGEAYGSPRAQQAFTALYEELVGNRGFAPKPCLLGRSRGGLWVSSWAVKNTDKVSGLAGIYPVFDLNTYPGLKRAAPAFEMTAEELEKQLDLFNPIAKTSALAEAGIPVCIIHGNADTVVPLHENSETLQTQYKQADKSKLCQLMVPHGQGHNFWTGFFHCQNLVEFTIERAKAGAGLKVKNSKHQQSSADTVIYKDLEYSRAGEQALLLDLYRPAESTEVVPVIVWVHGGGWKNGSKNRCPATWLVEQGYAVVSINYRLTDQAQWPAQIEDCRAAVRWVRENAAGFQLDGDHIAAWGSSAGGHLVALMGTLDAPKNEKTSSRVQAVCDWFGPTDLLTMPPNLPENGRTLEDVANSNGAKLLGKTVIEHPELAKQASAYYQVSAEDSPFLIMHGDKDFNVPLIQSQKFHDKLQEAGVSSTLIIVPEAGHGGKEFQAPEIQEAIKSFFDKHLH
- a CDS encoding N,N-dimethylformamidase beta subunit family domain-containing protein: MPARRFVVTFCLFIALNLSAVLAEQAEPPGLFVEGYTNELSYTPGETVHFHCSSSASQMEMTIERVGAKRTQMFQKGQIPVGYHLIPDRASSHGCDWPDTFQLTIPEDWSTGYYEVKMTVRDGGGQFVQRNRREASSSLFFVVRSATPGKQSKILLQLSTNTYNAYTNWGGHSLYSYHDRDGVQGHRVSFDRPLSSQFYKWELPFVTWAEQNGFAIDYAVNSDLEFHPDILKDYRLVLSVGHDEYWSAKMRDHLEAFIAEGGNVAFFSGNTCCWQVRSEDDGRALTCYKQWYNIDPLFRKGDHKLLSTLWSHELIGRPENELTGVCFLYGGYHLSHGQYMDGSGSYEVHRPEHWLFAGTNLKRGDRFGGEATIVGYECDGCDMVWREGLPYPTHKDGTPKTFEILGTCPVRWHPDDSWWYPEFPKDREGSATLGIYTNGGTVITTGSTDWAHGLTGKTQLVEQITRNVLEKLTQD